In Pedobacter sp. WC2423, the following are encoded in one genomic region:
- a CDS encoding hydrogen peroxide-inducible genes activator, producing MTLVQLEYIVAVDTYRSFVGAAEKCFVTQPTLSMQVQKLEEMLNVKIFDRSKQPVIPTEIGSQIIEQARLILQESQKIKEIISSQQQDIVGELKVGIIPTVAPYLLPQVIASMMEKYPELKLLIWEYTTEDIIHHLKTGVLDCGILATPLGDNSITEIPMYYENFVTYISKNSKLFKKKNIDANDLEDENIWLLNEGHCMRSQVLNICRFTKDNRLQGLTYNTGSVETLIRMVDMNNGATLLPELALAELTPKQLSKVRTFKSPEPVREISLVTHKNYIKKRMLSALKEEILAVIPKAMKQKKKKDIVGI from the coding sequence ATGACCTTAGTTCAACTAGAATATATTGTAGCTGTAGATACGTACAGGAGCTTTGTTGGCGCAGCCGAAAAGTGCTTTGTTACCCAGCCAACGCTGAGTATGCAGGTGCAGAAGCTGGAAGAAATGTTAAATGTTAAAATATTTGACAGAAGTAAACAACCTGTTATTCCTACAGAAATCGGCTCCCAAATTATTGAGCAGGCCCGTCTGATTCTTCAGGAAAGTCAAAAAATCAAAGAAATCATCAGTAGTCAGCAGCAGGATATTGTTGGCGAACTGAAAGTAGGCATCATTCCTACCGTAGCTCCTTATCTATTGCCACAGGTCATTGCCTCCATGATGGAAAAATACCCTGAATTAAAACTATTAATCTGGGAATATACCACCGAAGATATCATTCATCACCTTAAAACAGGCGTACTGGATTGCGGAATATTAGCTACCCCGCTTGGTGATAACTCCATTACAGAAATCCCGATGTACTACGAGAATTTCGTGACCTATATCAGTAAAAACAGTAAACTCTTCAAGAAGAAAAACATTGATGCAAATGATCTGGAAGATGAAAATATCTGGTTATTGAATGAAGGCCACTGTATGCGTTCTCAGGTGCTGAATATTTGCAGATTTACCAAAGATAACCGCTTACAGGGCTTAACTTATAATACCGGAAGTGTGGAAACATTGATCCGCATGGTAGACATGAATAATGGCGCTACTTTATTGCCTGAGCTGGCTTTAGCAGAATTAACCCCTAAACAACTCAGTAAAGTAAGAACATTTAAATCTCCTGAACCAGTTCGTGAGATCAGTTTAGTGACACACAAAAACTATATCAAGAAAAGGATGCTGAGCGCGCTTAAAGAAGAAATCTTAGCCGTTATTCCAAAGGCAATGAAGCAAAAGAAGAAAAAAGATATTGTAGGAATTTAA
- a CDS encoding superoxide dismutase: MAFELPALPYATDALEPHIDKTTMEIHHDKHHQAYVTNLNKALEGKPEASQSLEEIVKHISKFPAAVRNNGGGHFNHSLFWEVMGHNKGGEPTGELAEAIKAAFGSFADFKTKFAEAGATRFGSGWAWLSVGADRKLVVSSTPNQDNPLMDVAEVKGTPILGMDVWEHAYYLKYQNKRPDYIAAFWNVVNWDAVAERFKKA, translated from the coding sequence ATGGCTTTTGAATTACCTGCGTTACCTTACGCAACAGATGCATTAGAACCGCATATCGATAAAACTACCATGGAAATTCACCATGATAAACATCACCAGGCTTATGTTACTAATTTAAATAAAGCTTTAGAAGGTAAACCTGAGGCTTCACAGAGCCTTGAAGAAATCGTTAAACACATTTCTAAGTTCCCGGCAGCTGTAAGAAACAATGGTGGTGGTCACTTTAACCACTCTTTGTTCTGGGAAGTTATGGGACACAATAAAGGTGGTGAGCCAACGGGTGAATTAGCTGAAGCAATCAAAGCTGCTTTCGGTTCTTTCGCTGATTTCAAAACTAAATTCGCTGAAGCTGGTGCTACACGTTTTGGTTCTGGATGGGCTTGGTTAAGCGTTGGTGCTGACCGTAAATTAGTTGTTTCTTCTACACCTAACCAGGATAATCCATTAATGGATGTTGCTGAAGTTAAAGGTACTCCAATTTTAGGAATGGATGTGTGGGAACATGCTTACTACTTAAAATATCAAAACAAACGTCCTGATTATATCGCTGCATTCTGGAATGTAGTAAACTGGGATGCAGTTGCTGAACGTTTCAAAAAAGCATAA
- a CDS encoding nucleoside deaminase — translation MSYYNFSEEKDLSQEDEHYMGLALQEAQIAFDQEEIPIGAIVVCKGRIVGRGHNLTEQLNDVTAHAEMQAFTAASLTLGGKYLKDCTLYVTVEPCVMCAGAAYWTQISRIVYGASEEKRGFTSKNANLLHPKTITQKGVLALECAQLMKRFFENKRG, via the coding sequence ATGAGTTATTATAATTTTTCTGAAGAAAAGGATCTGTCACAAGAAGATGAACATTATATGGGGCTTGCTTTGCAGGAAGCACAAATAGCTTTTGATCAGGAGGAAATTCCGATCGGGGCGATAGTCGTTTGTAAGGGCAGGATTGTTGGACGCGGACATAACCTGACTGAGCAGTTAAATGATGTTACTGCGCATGCCGAGATGCAGGCATTTACGGCGGCGAGTTTAACATTGGGTGGTAAATATCTGAAGGATTGTACCCTCTATGTAACTGTGGAGCCTTGTGTAATGTGTGCTGGTGCCGCTTACTGGACGCAGATCAGCAGGATTGTTTATGGTGCTTCGGAAGAGAAGCGCGGATTTACGAGTAAAAATGCTAATTTGCTGCATCCAAAAACGATCACACAAAAAGGAGTGCTGGCACTGGAATGTGCGCAACTGATGAAGCGTTTCTTTGAAAACAAACGAGGGTAA
- a CDS encoding tRNA-binding protein, translating to MEPIDWNDFEKVELRAGTILEVLDFPEARKPAYKVKVDFGEYGQKMSSAQITAHYTKEELVGKQIVGVVNFPKKQIGKFMSEFLVTGFADEEGSIVLTTLLGKVPNGSKLC from the coding sequence ATGGAACCTATTGACTGGAATGATTTTGAGAAGGTCGAATTAAGAGCAGGCACAATTTTAGAAGTCCTGGATTTCCCTGAAGCCAGAAAACCTGCTTATAAAGTTAAGGTGGATTTTGGCGAATACGGGCAGAAAATGAGCAGTGCGCAGATCACCGCTCACTATACTAAAGAAGAGTTGGTTGGCAAGCAGATTGTTGGTGTGGTTAATTTTCCTAAAAAGCAGATTGGCAAGTTTATGTCAGAGTTTCTGGTTACTGGATTTGCGGACGAAGAAGGAAGTATTGTATTGACAACGCTGCTGGGAAAAGTACCCAATGGCAGTAAATTGTGTTAA
- a CDS encoding class I SAM-dependent rRNA methyltransferase, translating into MIDVVLKKGKEKAVHQKHPWVFSGAIDKVKGNPLNGEVIKVLAADQSFLAYGYYNGQSRVAVRLLEWEEDNIIDKAWYEVRLKDAIASRAHLLSDQQTNTCRLVFSEADYLPGLIVDKYADYLSLQILSAGMENVKAELIEILIAELNPVGIFDKSDANARTHENLEVSQGLLWGETPPEFIEVKENGVCYHINIADGQKSGFYCDQRDNREILAAYTRDKEVLDCFCYSGGFTLNSLKHGAKHVTSVDSSALAMETLKHNLGLNGFMEHQQTSIQSDVNKQLRVFKEEGKLFDVIVLDPPKYAPSRSALDRAARAYKDLNRLGMLLLKKGGILATYSCSGAVDLETFKQIIAWAALDAGREVQIIKQFHQPEDHPVRISFPEGEYLKGLLLRVL; encoded by the coding sequence ATGATTGATGTTGTACTTAAAAAAGGCAAAGAAAAAGCCGTCCACCAAAAACACCCCTGGGTATTTTCAGGAGCTATAGATAAAGTTAAAGGTAATCCATTGAATGGAGAGGTTATTAAGGTTCTTGCAGCCGACCAGTCCTTCTTGGCTTACGGCTATTATAACGGCCAGTCACGCGTAGCAGTTCGTTTATTGGAATGGGAAGAAGACAACATTATTGATAAAGCCTGGTATGAAGTGAGATTGAAAGATGCGATTGCTTCCCGCGCGCACTTACTGAGCGATCAGCAAACAAATACCTGTCGTCTGGTTTTTAGTGAGGCCGATTACCTGCCTGGACTGATTGTTGACAAATATGCTGACTACCTTTCTCTGCAAATCCTGAGCGCAGGAATGGAAAATGTTAAAGCAGAACTGATTGAAATCTTAATTGCTGAATTAAACCCAGTAGGGATCTTTGATAAAAGTGATGCGAATGCACGCACGCATGAAAACCTGGAAGTTTCACAAGGTTTACTTTGGGGAGAAACCCCACCGGAATTTATAGAGGTTAAAGAAAATGGCGTCTGCTACCATATCAATATTGCAGACGGACAGAAATCTGGTTTTTATTGCGATCAGCGTGATAACCGCGAAATCCTTGCTGCTTATACCAGGGATAAAGAAGTACTGGATTGCTTCTGCTACAGTGGCGGATTCACTTTAAATAGCTTAAAACATGGGGCTAAACATGTAACCAGTGTAGATAGCTCAGCGCTGGCTATGGAAACCTTAAAACATAATCTTGGTTTAAACGGCTTCATGGAACATCAGCAAACCAGCATACAGTCTGATGTGAATAAACAACTCCGCGTTTTTAAAGAAGAAGGAAAATTATTTGATGTAATCGTCCTTGATCCACCAAAATATGCACCTTCAAGATCCGCTTTAGACAGAGCTGCACGCGCTTATAAAGATTTAAACAGATTAGGGATGCTATTGCTAAAAAAAGGCGGTATCCTGGCTACTTACTCTTGTTCAGGGGCTGTTGATCTGGAAACTTTCAAACAGATTATTGCCTGGGCAGCATTGGATGCTGGCAGAGAAGTACAAATCATCAAACAATTTCATCAACCAGAAGATCACCCGGTAAGAATTTCGTTTCCAGAAGGAGAATATCTTAAAGGTTTATTATTGAGGGTATTGTAA
- a CDS encoding bestrophin family protein encodes MLIVKNIRLSRILRNTWQIDLIMIFSCTGAYLTRAFLIKHNFVVPSIIPTVLGTAIAFFIGFNNNQAYDRWWEARKIWGALVNDSRSWARSVITYISQNEISNQEFKALTDRMVRRHIGFLYALKAKLRDAVDENYQQYLDEADLKEINLHSNVHNAILTLQSRDLQQLSKDGLIDGFRFMELNKLLVNFSDHMGRAERIKNTVFPTTYNYFTKVFIWLFVVSLTLVISHEAGVWAIFIGWLVGFVFVSTQINGMSLIDPFENNSSSVPLNQITRTIEINLLEMIGAEKIPAPVKPINDEYIL; translated from the coding sequence ATGCTAATAGTAAAAAATATCCGGTTAAGCCGTATTCTGAGGAATACCTGGCAAATAGACCTCATCATGATCTTTTCCTGCACAGGGGCGTATCTAACCAGAGCGTTCCTGATTAAACATAACTTTGTGGTCCCATCTATTATTCCTACCGTTTTAGGTACCGCGATAGCTTTTTTTATTGGATTTAATAATAACCAGGCCTACGACCGGTGGTGGGAAGCCCGTAAAATATGGGGCGCTTTGGTCAATGATTCCAGATCATGGGCCAGAAGTGTAATCACCTATATTTCACAGAATGAGATTAGCAATCAGGAATTTAAAGCCTTAACAGATAGAATGGTCCGCCGCCATATTGGTTTCCTTTATGCCCTTAAAGCCAAACTCAGAGATGCAGTTGATGAAAATTATCAGCAATACCTGGATGAGGCAGATCTGAAAGAAATCAATCTCCACAGTAACGTACACAATGCCATTTTAACCTTGCAATCCAGAGATCTGCAGCAATTGAGTAAAGATGGGCTGATTGATGGCTTTCGTTTTATGGAGCTGAACAAGCTCCTGGTTAATTTTTCCGATCACATGGGGAGAGCCGAACGGATTAAAAATACCGTTTTCCCGACTACTTATAATTATTTCACGAAAGTCTTTATCTGGTTATTTGTAGTTTCGCTGACCCTGGTGATTAGTCATGAAGCAGGCGTATGGGCCATTTTTATTGGCTGGCTGGTTGGTTTTGTTTTTGTATCTACGCAGATCAACGGAATGAGCCTGATCGATCCTTTCGAAAACAACTCTTCCTCAGTACCTCTGAACCAGATTACAAGAACCATAGAGATTAACTTGCTGGAGATGATTGGCGCAGAAAAGATTCCTGCGCCAGTCAAGCCCATTAATGATGAATATATTTTGTAA
- a CDS encoding nucleoid-associated protein: MIYFPEASLSELSIHRIGNKAQDEFYVLSEASMQIQDEHLKNVLIQYFLSPYEKTNEIFRFFHPNDDLNLNEVYHFVEQVFEDGTHFHKNSEQLAKYLYDTSNHPKIKAGELYVAYFENVQIEGELHDAIGIFKSETKETYLKVSPEQAGFALSYEEDAININKLDKGCIIFNTEKEEGYKVAVIDQTNKSNEAVYWKDEFLKLKVRNDNYNQTKNVLGVYKSFVTEKLDQEYDVTKADKIDLLNRSMKYFKEKESFDIDEFSNEVIGNKEGIESFKNYKKSYEEEFETPIADSFDISGAAVKKQAKAFKSVLKLDKNFHIYIHGNKELIEKGFDDDKSMNYYKVYFKEEE; this comes from the coding sequence ATGATTTATTTTCCAGAAGCATCTCTGTCAGAGCTTTCTATACATAGAATTGGCAATAAAGCACAAGATGAGTTCTATGTGCTGTCTGAAGCCTCGATGCAAATTCAGGATGAGCATTTGAAGAATGTGCTGATCCAGTATTTTTTAAGTCCTTATGAAAAAACAAATGAGATCTTTCGTTTCTTTCATCCGAATGATGATTTAAACCTGAATGAAGTTTATCATTTTGTTGAACAGGTATTTGAAGATGGAACACACTTTCATAAAAACAGTGAGCAACTGGCAAAATATCTGTATGATACCTCTAATCATCCTAAAATTAAGGCTGGTGAGCTATATGTGGCTTATTTTGAGAATGTACAGATTGAAGGAGAGCTGCATGATGCGATTGGCATTTTTAAATCAGAAACCAAAGAGACTTATTTAAAAGTTTCTCCTGAACAGGCGGGCTTTGCACTGAGTTATGAAGAAGATGCGATCAATATCAATAAGCTGGATAAGGGCTGCATTATTTTTAATACGGAAAAAGAAGAAGGCTATAAGGTTGCGGTTATCGATCAGACGAATAAAAGTAATGAAGCCGTTTACTGGAAAGATGAGTTTTTGAAGCTTAAGGTCAGAAATGATAATTACAATCAGACTAAGAATGTATTAGGCGTCTATAAAAGCTTTGTAACTGAAAAACTTGATCAGGAGTATGATGTCACCAAGGCGGATAAAATAGACCTGCTGAACCGCTCTATGAAGTATTTTAAAGAGAAAGAAAGCTTTGATATAGATGAGTTTTCTAACGAAGTTATCGGGAATAAGGAAGGAATCGAATCTTTCAAAAACTATAAAAAGAGTTATGAGGAAGAGTTTGAAACGCCTATAGCTGATAGTTTTGATATCTCAGGTGCTGCGGTTAAAAAACAAGCTAAAGCTTTTAAAAGTGTGCTTAAACTGGATAAAAACTTCCATATCTATATCCATGGAAATAAAGAGCTCATCGAAAAGGGTTTCGATGATGATAAATCCATGAATTACTACAAAGTTTATTTTAAAGAAGAAGAATAA
- a CDS encoding TerC family protein — protein sequence MEFFSTPEAWISLLTLTILEIVLGIDNIVFISILSGKLPAHQQKKGRQLGLGLAMITRVLLLLSLSWVMSLTATLFNVGEWISLDNKEWLEKLAISGRDLILIVGGMFLIYKSTHEIHLKLEGEEEEEGKVKVHSFAGVIAQILVLDIVFSLDSVITAIGMADHVEIMIAAVIIAVIIMMVSANAISDFVNNHPTVKMLALSFLLLIGVSLLAEGLDQHIPKGYIYFAMAFSVLVEMLNLRMKKKSTKPVELRNTAKEEK from the coding sequence ATGGAATTCTTTAGTACGCCCGAAGCCTGGATCTCGCTGTTAACCCTGACTATTTTAGAAATTGTACTGGGTATTGATAATATTGTGTTCATCTCGATTCTTTCTGGGAAATTGCCCGCACATCAGCAAAAAAAAGGCAGACAACTGGGACTCGGACTGGCTATGATAACCCGTGTATTATTGCTTTTATCATTAAGCTGGGTAATGAGCCTGACCGCCACTTTATTTAACGTAGGGGAATGGATCAGCCTGGATAATAAAGAATGGCTGGAGAAACTGGCTATTTCAGGACGCGATTTGATTCTGATCGTCGGGGGAATGTTCTTAATCTATAAAAGTACGCATGAAATTCACCTGAAATTAGAAGGTGAAGAGGAGGAAGAAGGAAAAGTTAAAGTCCATTCTTTTGCTGGTGTAATTGCACAGATTCTCGTGCTGGACATTGTTTTTTCCCTGGATTCTGTAATTACAGCTATCGGGATGGCTGACCATGTTGAAATTATGATTGCGGCGGTAATTATAGCGGTAATTATTATGATGGTGTCTGCAAATGCAATCAGTGATTTTGTGAATAATCACCCTACAGTGAAAATGCTTGCACTTTCTTTCCTGTTATTAATCGGTGTTTCTTTATTGGCAGAAGGGCTTGATCAGCATATTCCTAAAGGATATATCTATTTCGCAATGGCATTCTCTGTATTGGTGGAAATGCTGAACCTGAGAATGAAGAAGAAATCTACCAAACCTGTGGAGCTTAGAAATACCGCAAAAGAAGAAAAATAA
- a CDS encoding RNA polymerase sigma factor, whose amino-acid sequence MEAVYIDKNIDLVNACRKGSRAAQFELYKLYERAMYSAALRIVNHEAEAEDVVQEAFLDAFLRIGDFRGDTTFGLWLKQIIVNKSINCLRKRRVEFTNLDGVEIAAEESADQEELQWKVEEVKAAVKGLADGYRVVLTLYLFEGYDHEEISHILKISEVTSRSQFMRAKTKLRNILEKRGARDEY is encoded by the coding sequence TTGGAAGCAGTATACATAGACAAAAATATAGACCTGGTTAACGCTTGCCGGAAAGGTAGCCGGGCCGCACAATTTGAATTATACAAATTGTATGAGAGAGCTATGTACAGTGCTGCGCTGCGGATAGTAAATCATGAAGCTGAAGCTGAAGATGTTGTACAGGAAGCATTTTTAGATGCTTTTCTACGGATTGGCGATTTCAGAGGGGATACGACTTTTGGCCTCTGGTTAAAACAGATCATCGTCAATAAGTCTATTAACTGTCTGCGCAAAAGACGAGTGGAGTTCACAAACCTCGATGGCGTGGAGATTGCAGCAGAGGAATCGGCAGATCAGGAAGAGCTGCAATGGAAAGTAGAAGAGGTGAAAGCGGCAGTAAAAGGACTGGCAGATGGATATAGAGTGGTACTAACGCTGTATTTATTTGAGGGGTATGATCATGAGGAGATTTCCCATATCCTGAAGATATCTGAGGTTACTTCCCGGTCACAATTCATGAGAGCAAAAACCAAATTGAGAAATATATTAGAAAAGAGAGGAGCAAGAGATGAGTACTAA
- the aspS gene encoding aspartate--tRNA ligase gives MLRTTTCGALTIENLGESVILCGWVQKSRDLGGMTFIDIRDRYGITQLVFNMDDNTQLCETARSLGREFVIKASGLVVERSNKNLKIPTGEVEIKITALEILNASKIPPFLIDDETDGGDDLRMKYRYLDLRRNPVRNNMVLRHRMAQSVRKYLDALDFIEVETPVLIKSTPEGARDFVVPSRMNAGEFYALPQSPQTFKQLLMVSGFDRYFQIVKCFRDEDLRADRQPEFTQIDCEMSFIEQEDILNTFEGLIRTLFKEVKNFELPEVPRMQYSDAMRWYGSDKPDTRFEMRFVELNEVVKGKNFPVFDNAELVIGINATGCAHYTRKQMDELTDFIKRPQIGATGLIYARHGEDGSIKSSVDKFYSEEDLKGWAEALQTKPGDLMLVMAGTQDKVRKQLSELRLEIGSRLGLRDKNVFSALWVLDFPLLEWDEESERYHAMHHPFTSPKPEDIAMLDTHPGEVRANAYDMVVNGTEIGGGSIRIHDRTLQALMFKHLGFTAEEAQKQFGFLMDAFEFGAPPHGGIAFGFDRLCSIFAGLDSIRDVIAFPKNNSGRDVMIDSPSTIDEKQLKELKIKTNL, from the coding sequence ATGTTAAGAACAACAACTTGCGGAGCGCTGACGATTGAGAATCTAGGCGAAAGCGTAATTCTGTGCGGTTGGGTACAGAAATCCAGAGACTTGGGAGGAATGACTTTTATTGATATCCGTGATCGTTACGGCATCACCCAATTGGTTTTTAATATGGATGATAACACTCAGCTCTGTGAAACAGCCCGCAGTTTAGGTCGCGAATTTGTGATCAAGGCCAGTGGACTTGTTGTTGAGCGTTCCAATAAAAACCTTAAAATACCAACGGGAGAAGTGGAAATAAAAATCACTGCTCTTGAAATATTGAATGCTTCGAAGATTCCACCATTCTTAATTGATGATGAAACAGACGGCGGCGATGATTTGCGTATGAAATATCGTTACCTGGACCTGAGAAGAAATCCGGTAAGAAATAATATGGTGCTGCGTCATAGAATGGCTCAGTCTGTAAGAAAATATCTGGATGCTTTAGATTTTATCGAGGTAGAAACTCCTGTATTGATTAAATCAACACCTGAAGGTGCAAGGGACTTTGTAGTACCCAGCCGGATGAATGCTGGTGAATTTTATGCTTTGCCACAATCCCCTCAAACCTTTAAGCAATTGCTGATGGTTTCTGGCTTTGACAGATATTTCCAGATCGTAAAATGTTTCAGAGATGAAGATTTACGTGCAGACAGACAACCTGAATTTACTCAGATCGACTGTGAAATGTCCTTTATTGAGCAGGAAGATATTCTGAATACTTTCGAAGGACTGATCCGTACCTTATTTAAAGAGGTTAAAAACTTTGAATTACCAGAGGTTCCAAGAATGCAATACTCGGATGCCATGCGCTGGTATGGTTCTGATAAACCTGATACACGTTTCGAAATGCGCTTTGTTGAATTAAACGAAGTGGTTAAAGGGAAAAACTTCCCTGTATTCGACAATGCAGAATTAGTGATCGGAATTAATGCAACAGGCTGTGCGCATTATACGCGTAAGCAGATGGATGAGCTGACTGACTTCATTAAACGTCCTCAGATCGGTGCTACAGGCCTGATTTATGCAAGACATGGTGAAGATGGTTCAATCAAATCTTCGGTTGATAAATTCTATAGCGAAGAAGACTTGAAAGGATGGGCTGAGGCGCTTCAGACGAAACCTGGCGACTTAATGCTAGTAATGGCCGGAACTCAAGATAAAGTACGTAAACAATTAAGTGAGTTACGTCTTGAGATCGGTTCCAGACTAGGTTTACGTGATAAAAACGTATTCAGTGCATTATGGGTACTTGATTTCCCGCTTTTAGAATGGGATGAAGAATCTGAACGTTACCATGCAATGCACCACCCTTTTACTTCTCCTAAACCAGAAGACATCGCGATGCTGGATACTCATCCGGGCGAAGTAAGAGCGAATGCTTATGACATGGTCGTTAACGGTACTGAAATCGGTGGTGGATCTATTCGTATCCATGACCGTACTTTACAAGCTTTAATGTTCAAACATTTAGGCTTTACTGCAGAAGAAGCACAGAAACAATTCGGTTTCCTGATGGACGCTTTTGAATTCGGTGCTCCTCCGCACGGTGGTATTGCTTTTGGTTTCGACAGACTTTGTTCAATTTTCGCGGGCTTAGACAGTATCCGTGACGTGATCGCCTTCCCTAAAAACAATTCAGGAAGAGACGTGATGATTGACAGCCCATCAACAATCGATGAGAAACAGTTGAAAGAATTAAAAATCAAGACCAACTTATAA
- a CDS encoding serine hydrolase domain-containing protein, whose product MKKVMMHCALFLVFSLSAAAQSVKINADSLLLQMTSAVEQGHYPKIHSISVFKGDRPVYEHFFNGFNRDSLHDSRSSFKSFTSLLVGIAIDRGLIKGVNQKVYEFFPQYPAFGRDRLKKEMTIKNLLEMKSGFDCEEFNDTKDCEEEMSLSKDWVKFSLDLPMKYKPGEVWSYTSVDPMVLSGVISKASGMTIMEFAGKYLFNPLGIVDYKWTVDPAGNGMAAGSFYIHPSDMVKLGQLVKNNGVWKGKKVISKRWISQSTLCDIPIPDFSNAKSSRSQLLIPQPTFYGFYWYREVLKTNNIQQDLLFASGNGGQFIFILKDLDLTVVFTQGNYKSFKGKQAFEILAKYIVPGFSGK is encoded by the coding sequence ATGAAGAAAGTTATGATGCATTGTGCTTTATTTCTGGTGTTCAGCCTGAGTGCTGCTGCACAATCTGTTAAAATCAATGCGGATTCACTTTTACTTCAAATGACGAGCGCAGTTGAGCAGGGACATTATCCGAAGATTCATAGTATTTCAGTCTTTAAAGGGGATAGGCCAGTTTATGAGCATTTTTTTAATGGTTTTAACCGGGATTCTTTGCATGATTCCCGGTCATCTTTTAAGTCGTTTACAAGTTTACTGGTCGGTATAGCGATTGATCGTGGACTGATTAAAGGTGTTAATCAAAAGGTTTATGAGTTTTTTCCGCAGTATCCGGCCTTTGGAAGGGATAGGCTCAAAAAGGAAATGACCATTAAGAACCTGCTTGAAATGAAGTCGGGGTTTGATTGTGAGGAATTTAATGATACTAAGGATTGTGAAGAAGAGATGAGTTTGAGTAAGGATTGGGTGAAGTTTTCTCTGGATTTACCGATGAAATATAAGCCTGGTGAAGTTTGGTCTTACACATCAGTAGATCCTATGGTTCTGAGTGGTGTGATCAGCAAAGCTTCAGGGATGACGATTATGGAGTTTGCAGGGAAATACTTATTTAACCCGCTGGGTATTGTGGATTATAAATGGACAGTTGATCCCGCTGGAAATGGTATGGCTGCCGGGTCGTTTTATATTCATCCTTCGGATATGGTTAAGTTGGGGCAATTGGTGAAGAATAACGGGGTTTGGAAGGGGAAAAAGGTAATTTCTAAACGCTGGATCAGCCAGTCTACGCTTTGTGATATTCCTATTCCTGATTTTTCCAATGCGAAATCCAGCAGAAGTCAGCTGCTTATCCCTCAGCCCACTTTTTATGGGTTTTACTGGTATCGTGAAGTGCTGAAAACAAACAATATACAGCAGGATTTACTTTTTGCTTCAGGAAATGGGGGGCAGTTCATTTTTATACTCAAAGATTTAGACTTAACGGTGGTGTTTACACAGGGGAATTATAAATCTTTTAAGGGTAAGCAGGCTTTTGAGATCCTGGCTAAATATATTGTGCCGGGCTTCTCTGGTAAATAA